In a genomic window of Salmo trutta chromosome 32, fSalTru1.1, whole genome shotgun sequence:
- the spns1 gene encoding protein spinster homolog 1 has product MSLADPTSDTTPFLSDDSEAEGSEEPGAGPNQRREEEEPASGVSSMRAVFTVIVLCFINLLNYMDRFTVAGVLPDIEQYFGINDGNSGLLQTVFICSYMFLAPVFGYLGDRYNRKMIMSVGIGFWSIVTLASSYTPKEYFWLLLLTRGLVGVGEASYSTIAPTIIADLYIKERRTQMLSVFYFAIPVGSGLGYIVGSKVDDLAGDWHWALRVTPALGLVAVSLLLFVVKEPKRGAIEARPEHTLQRTSWLGDMKALCRNPSFVLSTFGFTAVAFVTGSLALWAPAFLFRAAVFTEGRPPCVKGPCDTSDSLYFGIITVVSGILGVASGAEVSRRLRLRTPRADPLVCALGLLLSAPFLYLAIVFAQASPIATYVFIFLGETFLSMNWAIVADILLYVVVPTRRSTAEAFQIVLSHLLGDAGSPYLIGVVSDSLKQTDSYLWQFRSLQLSLLTCSFVAVGGGAFFLATALFIEKDRQRAANYAPSDDEPIVVPKSGRSTRVPVSSVLI; this is encoded by the exons ATGTCTCTAGCCGACCCCACCTCGGACACCACGCCCTTCTTATCTGATGACAGCGAGGCAGAGGGTTCAGAAGAGCCTGGTGCGGGGCCTAACCAGCGCCGGGAAGAGGAAGAGCCAGCCAGCGGAGTGTCCAGCATGAGAGCGGTGTTTACCGTTATTGTCCTGTGTTTCATCAACCTGCTCAACTACATGGACAGGTTCACTGTGGCTG GTGTTCTGCCTGACATTGAGCAGTACTTTGGGATCAATGATGGGAATTCAGGGCTGCTCCAAACAGTCTTCATCTGCAGCTACATGTTCCTGGCTCCTGTCTTTGGTTACCTGGGCGACAGGTACAACAGGAAGATGATCATGAGTGTGGGCATAGGCTTCTGGTCCATCGTGACACTCGCCAGCTCCTACACACCCAAAGAA TATTTCTGGCTCCTGTTGTTGACCCGTGGCCTGGTGGGGGTCGGGGAGGCCAGTTACTCCACTATCGCCCCAACCATCATCGCTGACCTGTACATCAAGGAGAGGAGGACGCAGATGCTCTCTGTCTTCTATTTCGCCATTCCAGTGGGCAG TGGTCTGGGCTACATCGTGGGGTCAAAGGTTGATGACTTGGCAGGGGACTGGCATTGGGCCCTGCGG gTGACTCCTGCGTTAGGACTGGTAGCGGTGTCGTTGCTGCTGTTCGTGGTGAAAGAGCCGAAGAGGGGTGCTATCGAGGCCCGACCGGAGCACACTCTCCAAAGGACCAGCTGGCTGGGTGACATGAAGGCTCTTTGCAGGAA ccCCAGTTTTGTGCTGTCTACGTTTGGCTTCACGGCAGTGGCCTTTGTGACTGGCTCCTTGGCACTCTGGGCCCCGGCCTTCCTCTTCAGAGCTGCTGTCTTCACCGAAGGGAGGCCCCCCTGCGTTAAGGGGCCATGCGACACCTCCgacag cCTGTACTTTGGCATCATCACAGTTGTGTCGGGGATCCTGGGCGTGGCCAGCGGTGCAGAGGTCAGTAGGAGACTGAGGTTGAGGACGCCGAGGGCTGACCCCCTGGTGTGTGCTCTAGGACTCCTCCTCTCAGCTCCCTTCCTCTACCTCGCCATCGTCTTCGCTCAGGCAAGCCCCATCGCCACATAC GTGTTTATCTTCCTGGGAGAGACCTTCCTGTCTATGAACTGGGCCATCGTAGCTGACATCCTGCTG TATGTGGTGGTCCCCACGCGTCGCTCCACGGCTGAGGCCTTCCAGATCGTTCTCTCTCACCTGCTTGGAGATGCTGGGAGTCCTTATCTCATAGGCGTG GTGTCAGACTCTCTGAAGCAGACTGACTCGTACCTATGGCAGTTCCGCTCCCTGCAGCTCTCCCTCCTCACCTGCTCTTTTGTGGCAGTAGGGGGTGGGGCTTTCTTCCTGGCTACCGCCCTTTTCATTGAGAAGGACCGCCAACGTGCCGCAAACTACGCACCCTCAG ATGATGAACCAATTGTTGTACCCAAGAGCGGCAGGTCCACGAGGGTGCCAGTGTCCAGTGTTTTGATTTGA
- the lat gene encoding linker for activation of T-cells family member 1 isoform X1 has protein sequence MEVSVQLYALLLSGAVALSLILLTGLCLSCRRHNLPTSIQQHYSEDYTQHTPGFGLAHPPYNPSAATSWGAPPSSLLSPISPQIVLRPNSVTPTENESNDGYESPRDEYVNEDSYEQGYLMVLPSVLPGTGSLRHSNQCLSSQGTENSGAVGNMNIDVEKSDDSDEGNDYVNTKENSDEEGNMNVDVGKSDDSDEGSNDYVNTKENSGAEGNMNIDVEKSDDSDEGNDYVNTKDM, from the exons ATGGAGGTGTCTGTGCAGCTGTATGCGTTGCTGTTGAGTGGAGCGGTCGCCCTGTCACTCATCCTGTTGACTGGCCTGTGTCTCAGCTGCAGAAGACACAACCTGCCTA CGTCCATTCAGCAGCATTACAGTGAGGATTACACTCAGCA CACCCCAGGTTTTGGCTTGGCCCACCCAccat aCAACCCCTCTGCTGCCACAAGCTGGGGTGCTCCCCCTTCCAGCCTTCTTTCACCCAT TTCACCACAGATCGTTCTGAGACCGAACTCTGTCACACCGACTGAAAATG AGAGTAATGACGGCTATGAGAGTCCAAGAGATG AGTATGTCAACGAGGACAGCTATGAACAAGGATACCT AATGGTGTTACCATCAGTTCTTCCTGGGACTGGGTCTCTGCGTCATTCCAACCAATGTCTAAGCTCCCAAGGCACAG AAAACAGTGGCGCGGTTGGCAATATGAATATCGACGTGGAAAAGAGTGATGACAGTGATGAAGGCAACGACTATGTCAATACTAAAG aAAACAGTGACGAGGAGGGCAATATGAATGTCGACGTGGGAAAGAGTGACGACAGTGATGAAGGCAGCAACGACTATGTCAATACTAAAG AAAACAGTGGAGCAGAGGGCAACATGAATATCGACGTGGAAAAGAGTGACGACAGTGATGAAGGCAACGACTATGTCAATACTAAAG ATATGTGA
- the lat gene encoding linker for activation of T-cells family member 1 isoform X2: MEVSVQLYALLLSGAVALSLILLTGLCLSCRRHNLPTSIQQHYSEDYTQHTPGFGLAHPPYNPSAATSWGAPPSSLLSPISPQIVLRPNSVTPTENESNDGYESPRDEYVNEDSYEQGYLMVLPSVLPGTGSLRHSNQCLSSQGTENSGAVGNMNIDVEKSDDSDEGNDYVNTKENSGAEGNMNIDVEKSDDSDEGNDYVNTKDM; this comes from the exons ATGGAGGTGTCTGTGCAGCTGTATGCGTTGCTGTTGAGTGGAGCGGTCGCCCTGTCACTCATCCTGTTGACTGGCCTGTGTCTCAGCTGCAGAAGACACAACCTGCCTA CGTCCATTCAGCAGCATTACAGTGAGGATTACACTCAGCA CACCCCAGGTTTTGGCTTGGCCCACCCAccat aCAACCCCTCTGCTGCCACAAGCTGGGGTGCTCCCCCTTCCAGCCTTCTTTCACCCAT TTCACCACAGATCGTTCTGAGACCGAACTCTGTCACACCGACTGAAAATG AGAGTAATGACGGCTATGAGAGTCCAAGAGATG AGTATGTCAACGAGGACAGCTATGAACAAGGATACCT AATGGTGTTACCATCAGTTCTTCCTGGGACTGGGTCTCTGCGTCATTCCAACCAATGTCTAAGCTCCCAAGGCACAG AAAACAGTGGCGCGGTTGGCAATATGAATATCGACGTGGAAAAGAGTGATGACAGTGATGAAGGCAACGACTATGTCAATACTAAAG AAAACAGTGGAGCAGAGGGCAACATGAATATCGACGTGGAAAAGAGTGACGACAGTGATGAAGGCAACGACTATGTCAATACTAAAG ATATGTGA